The segment CCGGAGATGGATCATTGCGATCGCGTCCGATGTCTCGTGTCGTGAAACCCCTTCAGCAAATGGGCGCACAGATTTGGGGACGCAAGCAAAATTCGCTCGCGCCTTTAGCCATTCAGGGGCAGGTTTTGAAACCGATTCATTACCATTCGCCGATCGCGTCTGCTCAAGTGAAATCCTGCGTTTTACTTGCTGGATTAATGACGCAAGGAAAAACAACCGTCACCGAGCCAGCCTTGTCGCGCGATCATAGTGAACGGATGCTGCGGGCGTTTGGAGCAGATTTAACCGTTGACCCTGAAACCAATAGTGTGACCGTAACCGGACAGTCTCAATTGACCGGGCAGACGGTTGTTGTGCCGGGAGATATTAGCTCAGCCGCATTTTGGCTCGTTGCAGGGGCGATCGTACCTGGGTCAGATTTGACGATCGAGAATGTTGGGGTGAATCCAACCCGAACGGGTGTCTTAGAAATTCTCGAGCGCATGGGAGCTGATATTACCTTGGAAAATCAGCGGGAAGTTGCAGGCGAACCTGTAGCAGATTTGCGGGTGCGGCATAGTGCATTGAAAGCTTGTGAAATCTCAGGCGATGTGATTCCAAGATTGATTGATGAGATTCCAATTCTGGCAGTGGCAGCGGCATTTGCCGAGGGAACCACGATTGTTAAAGATGCGGAAGAGTTACGTGTGAAAGAGAGCGATCGCATTACTGTGATGGCGACGCAGCTAAATCAGATGGGAGCTTCGGTTCGAGAACTCCCGGATGGAATGGAAATTACAGGTGGAACGCCTCTGAAAGGGGCTGAAGTGGATAGCTATACGGATCATCGGATTGCGATGAGTTTAGCGATCGCGGCGTTGAATGCTGCGGGAACGACGACGATTCATCGGGCAGAGGCGGCAGCGATTTCGTATCCAGATTTCACGCCGACATTGCAGCGGGTTACGGGGTTAGGTTGATAAATTTTCGGAGAATCTCGGAAATTGCTTCCACCTGTAAATTTCGGGTTGATTTGTCGATCTCACTCTCCCGCACAGGGTTTTAAACCCCGTGCTAACTGTGCAAAGTCCCTGAACGGACTGAATCGCTATATTCTGGTAGTCTCTTTAGAGACTTCGCACGGTTAGACCGTGATTTTCAATCACGGGCGGGAAAGCGCAATCAATGATCAACCCAAAATTTACAGGTGGAATTGCTTTACGCAGCGGTGAGTGCTGCGATCGCTTCAACCTCGATTTTCAACCCTGGCACAAAAAGGCTCTCGACTTGTACAAGGGAACTTGCAGGCAAGTGCTGTTCAAAGTAGCGAAATAAAACAGTTCTAAGCTGACTCAGTTGTCCTAGCTCGGTAACGAATATCGTGACTTTGAGTAATCCTTGAAAGCTCGTCTTTTCTGCTTCGAGAATGCCTTGCATCTGTTCGAGAATCACTTCAGCCTGAGCGATTAGATCTTCGTCTTGTGCAGGCGTATTGAACGCGGTTAAGCCCGAAATAAACAGTAAGTCACCGTGGCGTACGGTATGCACATACGCACCTAGGGGTCTGTCGAGATGAGGATAATTTTTGCGTTCAATCTGCATTGGTTTGGAAGGGCATCTCCTTGTTCAACTGTTGAATCGCTTCATCCATTTGACGTTTACGATCGCATTCTTGCGCGATCGCTCTCAAAACTCGTTCTGTAATTTGATCAGGCGTTTCATCAGGCTGGATCAAGATATGAATGTCGGCTTGAGCATAGCGCGATCGACGTTCAGATAAAAGCTGGTTTAAACGTGATCCTAAGTCTTGCTGCTGAAGTAAAGGGCGAGTCGTGTCATCACTCAGACGCTTTTGGATCTGCTCAACGGGTAAATCTAACCAAACAATTACGCCATGCTTCAAATAGCTCCAATTATCTGGAGCCACAACAATTCCGCCTCCGGTTGCAACAACCTTTCTCAACCGTGAAGAAACCTGAGATAGCGTCGCCGTTTCGAGTTGCCGAAAAATGCTTTCTCCAGATTCAGCAAAAATGGTCGAAACACTTTGCCCAGTCGCTTGCTCGATAAACATATCCGTATCGAGAAATTCGTAGTTCAAGCGCTGTGCTAATAATTGCCCGATCGTCGTTTTTCCCACTCCCATCATGCCAATGAGAAAAACACTCACCCCGTTTAACATTTAGAACTCTTCCTCATCCAAATTTCGAGTCGGTGGTTTGATCACCTTATAGTCTGCATCCACAACGTCCGGCGGTGTAGTAGGTTCGCGATAGGTGTAGGAGTACGACGACCCAGATCGTGTTTCTGTAGTCGGTTCTTGACGCTTCTCGAACTCTTGCCGAGGACGATTGCGCGGTGTCTCTCCCCAATCATCACTCCCATCACTAAACCAATCGTCCGCATCCTCGCTTTTCGAGGGAGGGGATTGTTGACCGTAGGTGTAAACGCCTGCGGGTTTTGTCGATTGCCGAACCGTTTTACGTTCTGATCGACGCGCTGCAAATCGTGTTAATCCAAACAGGAAGTTGATGATGATTGTCGTTGCAATCCCAAGCGCGATCGCACCTAAAATCCACAACGACAGTGGCATCGTGGGAGATCGCACTCCTAGAAATACGATCGACATCGGCACTGTTGAATTTGACAGCGTGAAGATAACCAGAATGCCTGCTACCGCAAGGATAAAGACAAAGCGTAAAAGAGCCATGAGCAAAACCCACGATCTACGCTATCAGCTTAGCGTATTGAGCTTATGTCCAGTACAGAATTTTCCCATGTGGAAATCGCCGTGCTAATTCTCGCTCAAAGAACTGTCGCAATTCGCGCATCGTCTTCGCATCGTATACATATTTCATGCCACCGAATTTATTCCGCTTCACGACTCGCGCAGACTCATCGAGATCTAACTTCGTATTCG is part of the Leptolyngbya boryana PCC 6306 genome and harbors:
- the aroA gene encoding 3-phosphoshikimate 1-carboxyvinyltransferase; the encoded protein is MTSANPYSEAIALHVTDAHHDLVIQRPSAGLALQGRIRVPGDKSISHRALMLGALAQGETVIHGLLLGEDPRSTASCFRAMGAEISELNTEEVRVKGIGLGNLVEPVDVLDAGNSGTTLRLMLGILASHPDRFFTVTGDGSLRSRPMSRVVKPLQQMGAQIWGRKQNSLAPLAIQGQVLKPIHYHSPIASAQVKSCVLLAGLMTQGKTTVTEPALSRDHSERMLRAFGADLTVDPETNSVTVTGQSQLTGQTVVVPGDISSAAFWLVAGAIVPGSDLTIENVGVNPTRTGVLEILERMGADITLENQREVAGEPVADLRVRHSALKACEISGDVIPRLIDEIPILAVAAAFAEGTTIVKDAEELRVKESDRITVMATQLNQMGASVRELPDGMEITGGTPLKGAEVDSYTDHRIAMSLAIAALNAAGTTTIHRAEAAAISYPDFTPTLQRVTGLG
- a CDS encoding RidA family protein: MQIERKNYPHLDRPLGAYVHTVRHGDLLFISGLTAFNTPAQDEDLIAQAEVILEQMQGILEAEKTSFQGLLKVTIFVTELGQLSQLRTVLFRYFEQHLPASSLVQVESLFVPGLKIEVEAIAALTAA
- a CDS encoding shikimate kinase, whose product is MSVFLIGMMGVGKTTIGQLLAQRLNYEFLDTDMFIEQATGQSVSTIFAESGESIFRQLETATLSQVSSRLRKVVATGGGIVVAPDNWSYLKHGVIVWLDLPVEQIQKRLSDDTTRPLLQQQDLGSRLNQLLSERRSRYAQADIHILIQPDETPDQITERVLRAIAQECDRKRQMDEAIQQLNKEMPFQTNAD
- a CDS encoding LapA family protein; translation: MALLRFVFILAVAGILVIFTLSNSTVPMSIVFLGVRSPTMPLSLWILGAIALGIATTIIINFLFGLTRFAARRSERKTVRQSTKPAGVYTYGQQSPPSKSEDADDWFSDGSDDWGETPRNRPRQEFEKRQEPTTETRSGSSYSYTYREPTTPPDVVDADYKVIKPPTRNLDEEEF